The Methylomusa anaerophila genome has a segment encoding these proteins:
- the trpB gene encoding tryptophan synthase subunit beta produces the protein MPDQNGRFGIFGGRFVPETVMPALIELENNYLKLCNDVSFKKELSFYLNEYAGRPTRLYYAHKLTERFGRGRIYLKREDLLHTGAHKINNAIGQALLARRMGKTRIVAETGAGQHGVACATVAALFGMKCRVFMGEEDMERQALNVFRMRLLGTEVTPVTSGTGTLKDATSEAIRYWVTHVRDTHYIIGSVVGPHPYPMLVRDFQSIIGEEVKAQIQKIEECKLKYIVACVGGGSNAMGIFYPFRDCEKITKIGVEAAGKGVDSGEHAASLTHGRPGVLHGAYSYLLQDGDGQVIPAYSISAGLDYPGVGPEHSYFKDSGKVQYASVTDEEALAAFRLLAETEGIIPALESSHALAYLDKIMPQTQIGEAVVVCLSGRGDKDVQMVAKVLEGLTCHA, from the coding sequence ATGCCAGATCAAAACGGTAGATTTGGAATTTTTGGCGGTCGTTTTGTACCGGAGACGGTGATGCCGGCGCTAATTGAGTTGGAAAATAACTATCTTAAGCTATGTAATGATGTTTCTTTTAAAAAGGAATTATCCTTTTATTTAAATGAGTATGCCGGTCGACCCACTCGTCTGTATTATGCCCATAAGCTTACAGAGCGCTTCGGACGGGGGCGGATTTATCTGAAACGGGAAGACTTGCTTCATACCGGGGCTCATAAAATTAACAATGCCATTGGGCAGGCCCTCCTGGCGCGGCGCATGGGCAAGACCCGTATTGTCGCTGAGACGGGCGCGGGTCAGCACGGCGTAGCCTGCGCTACTGTTGCCGCTCTGTTTGGTATGAAATGCCGGGTATTCATGGGGGAAGAAGACATGGAAAGGCAGGCTTTAAATGTATTTCGCATGAGGCTTTTAGGTACGGAGGTTACACCGGTAACATCCGGCACCGGTACATTGAAAGACGCGACCAGCGAAGCGATACGATATTGGGTTACCCACGTCCGGGATACTCATTATATTATTGGTTCCGTAGTAGGTCCGCATCCTTATCCCATGCTGGTCCGGGATTTTCAATCCATAATCGGTGAGGAAGTAAAGGCGCAGATTCAGAAAATCGAAGAATGCAAATTGAAATATATTGTGGCTTGTGTAGGCGGCGGCAGCAATGCCATGGGCATCTTTTATCCTTTCCGTGATTGCGAAAAGATCACTAAGATTGGCGTGGAAGCGGCAGGCAAGGGGGTAGACAGCGGTGAGCACGCAGCTTCCCTTACTCATGGCCGGCCAGGGGTGCTGCACGGAGCGTACAGTTATCTACTGCAGGATGGGGATGGGCAAGTAATACCCGCGTATTCCATATCCGCCGGCTTGGATTATCCCGGCGTGGGGCCGGAACACTCCTATTTCAAGGACAGCGGCAAAGTTCAATATGCTTCTGTCACCGATGAAGAGGCGTTGGCTGCCTTTCGCCTTTTAGCCGAGACGGAAGGAATTATTCCGGCGCTGGAAAGCTCTCACGCCTTGGCGTACCTGGATAAAATTATGCCCCAAACCCAAATCGGTGAAGCAGTGGTGGTTTGCTTGTCCGGACGGGGCGATAAAGATGTGCAGATGGTAGCGAAAGTACTGGAGGGATTGA